The proteins below are encoded in one region of Pseudonocardia sp. DSM 110487:
- a CDS encoding M28 family peptidase encodes MKIVLFDLGNTLEVAGVLRPAARETLEAVAALHDGAGRDGDGHGALLGLVSDFDMPADPADVPAIQQRYYTLLDQLGIRDLFEPVAQRVTLSTEVGQFKPAEAVFRTAVAKSGPTMALADALFVTENLAHVLAARRLGLKAVHVGVPGGAGGEVDTLPELVPLVRAFLDAAPPDEVHVNRATDPAAVDAITSAAETAGATWTRLGDAILVTGDSSALRRAASTPGAEPEARPGVRRSHLHLVTQNGRQFQQEHPDVPVVVDRGRYLVVDLAPREARQPAREYMPCYSVRGLPENTVVFSQVTPALTRRPAAVAEAERVEAVSRIAFEADLRKLAGFRTRHSTSAEFLSAAEWVESELHGLGYPTSVQPVPVQGGTTRNVIAERPGSGAGREVVVVAAHLDSINVRDGAAAPAPGADDNGSGSAGLLGIARALSDHTGARDLRFILFGGEEQGLFGSLHYVAGLDDAERARIHSVLNMDMIAGRNTPAPTVLLEGSAVSRSVIDSLAAAAHSHTSLAVQTSLMPFNSDHVPFIEVGVPAVLTIEGADGANDRIHTARDTLDHIDHDLAVEILRMNVAYLVQALDQI; translated from the coding sequence GTGAAGATCGTTCTGTTCGACCTGGGCAACACCCTCGAGGTCGCGGGCGTGCTCCGTCCCGCAGCCAGGGAGACCCTTGAAGCGGTCGCCGCCCTGCACGACGGTGCCGGGCGCGACGGTGACGGGCACGGTGCGCTGCTGGGGCTGGTGTCGGACTTCGACATGCCCGCCGATCCGGCCGACGTCCCCGCGATCCAGCAGCGCTACTACACGCTGCTCGACCAGCTCGGCATCCGTGACCTGTTCGAGCCCGTCGCACAGCGGGTGACCCTCTCCACCGAGGTCGGGCAGTTCAAACCCGCGGAAGCGGTGTTCCGCACGGCCGTGGCGAAGTCCGGCCCCACCATGGCCCTCGCCGACGCGCTGTTCGTCACGGAGAACCTCGCCCACGTGCTCGCGGCACGCCGGCTCGGGCTGAAGGCCGTGCACGTCGGGGTTCCGGGTGGGGCGGGCGGTGAGGTCGACACACTGCCCGAGCTCGTCCCGCTGGTGCGGGCGTTCCTCGATGCGGCGCCGCCCGACGAGGTCCACGTCAATCGGGCCACCGACCCGGCGGCCGTCGACGCCATCACCAGCGCTGCCGAGACCGCCGGTGCGACGTGGACGCGGCTCGGTGACGCGATCCTGGTCACCGGCGACAGCTCGGCGCTGCGCAGAGCCGCATCGACCCCGGGAGCCGAGCCCGAGGCGCGACCGGGCGTACGCAGGTCACACCTGCACCTGGTGACCCAGAACGGCCGGCAGTTCCAGCAGGAACACCCCGACGTCCCGGTCGTCGTCGACCGGGGCAGATACCTCGTCGTCGACCTCGCCCCCCGCGAGGCCCGGCAACCGGCGAGGGAGTACATGCCGTGCTACAGCGTCCGCGGCCTCCCGGAGAACACCGTCGTCTTCTCGCAGGTCACACCGGCCCTCACGCGACGGCCGGCCGCGGTGGCGGAGGCCGAGCGGGTCGAGGCCGTGTCCCGGATCGCGTTCGAGGCCGACCTGCGCAAGCTGGCGGGATTCCGGACCCGGCACTCGACGAGCGCCGAGTTCCTCAGCGCCGCCGAATGGGTGGAGAGCGAGCTGCACGGGCTCGGCTACCCGACGAGCGTCCAGCCGGTGCCGGTCCAGGGCGGTACGACGAGGAACGTGATCGCCGAGCGACCCGGCAGCGGTGCCGGCCGAGAGGTCGTCGTCGTCGCGGCCCACCTCGACTCCATCAACGTCCGGGACGGCGCGGCCGCTCCCGCGCCCGGCGCGGACGACAACGGTTCCGGCAGTGCCGGGCTGCTCGGGATCGCCAGGGCTCTGAGCGACCACACCGGCGCCCGCGACCTGCGGTTCATCCTCTTCGGCGGCGAGGAACAGGGCCTGTTCGGCAGCTTGCACTACGTCGCGGGGCTCGACGACGCCGAACGCGCCCGCATCCACTCGGTCCTCAACATGGACATGATCGCCGGCCGGAACACGCCGGCACCCACCGTGCTCCTCGAAGGATCGGCCGTATCGCGAAGCGTCATCGATTCGCTCGCGGCCGCGGCGCACAGCCACACCAGCCTGGCCGTTCAGACCAGCCTGATGCCGTTCAACAGCGATCACGTGCCCTTCATCGAGGTCGGTGTCCCCGCCGTGCTGACCATCGAGGGGGCGGACGGCGCCAACGACCGGATCCACACCGCGCGTGACACGCTCGACCACATCGACCACGACCTGGCGGTCGAGATCCTGCGGATGAACGTCGCCTACCTCGTGCAGGCGCTCGACCAGATCTAG
- a CDS encoding MFS transporter, which yields MFRALRHRNYRLWAAADLVSSTGTWMQVLGLNWLVLESTGSPTAVGLAILFQAVPMLVLGPWSGALADRLPLRPLVLATQTLHLLLAATLALIAMAGASTTAIYAIAVLTGLVAAFDGPPMGRLAAQVVGRADLGNALALGSVVNSAGRILGMSLGGALAALGGATVLFGVNAVSFLAVIIAVLALRPDTLHPMDVSPPERSGMLAGFRYLRGERRLLVLFALGFVLSSVGRNYQVTMAAMSNGPLHTGAAGFGLLSTVFAVGTVGGGLLAAHWRELGLRVLLGAALVTSALQVVSGFAPGLLLFALVILPIAAGAVVIDTAMGTRVQLGSADDMRGRVLAVQSSVSAAAGALGGPLVGWLSETMGPASALEVSGVVALLATVAATAVFVRIRGARRPAWSGPITPRNTDEPAPALT from the coding sequence ATGTTCCGCGCACTTCGTCACCGCAACTACCGCTTGTGGGCCGCGGCGGACCTCGTCTCCTCGACCGGCACCTGGATGCAGGTGCTCGGACTGAACTGGCTGGTCCTCGAGTCCACGGGCTCGCCGACCGCGGTCGGTCTCGCGATCCTCTTCCAGGCAGTGCCGATGCTGGTGCTCGGCCCGTGGTCGGGCGCACTGGCCGACCGGCTGCCGCTGCGCCCGCTGGTCCTCGCCACCCAGACCCTGCATCTGTTGCTGGCGGCGACGCTCGCCCTGATCGCCATGGCGGGCGCCTCGACGACCGCGATCTACGCCATCGCCGTGCTCACGGGTCTCGTCGCGGCGTTCGACGGGCCACCGATGGGCAGGCTCGCGGCCCAGGTCGTCGGCCGGGCCGACCTGGGCAACGCGCTCGCGCTCGGGAGCGTCGTCAACTCGGCAGGCCGGATCCTCGGCATGAGCCTCGGCGGCGCGCTCGCCGCGCTCGGCGGCGCGACGGTCCTCTTCGGTGTCAACGCGGTGAGCTTCCTCGCCGTGATCATCGCCGTGCTCGCCCTCCGGCCGGACACCCTGCACCCGATGGACGTCAGCCCGCCCGAGCGCAGCGGGATGCTGGCCGGGTTCCGCTACCTGCGGGGTGAGCGGCGGCTGCTGGTCCTGTTCGCGCTCGGCTTCGTCCTCTCGAGCGTCGGCCGCAACTACCAGGTGACGATGGCCGCGATGAGCAACGGCCCGTTGCATACCGGGGCGGCCGGGTTCGGACTGCTGTCCACCGTGTTCGCCGTGGGCACCGTCGGCGGCGGGCTGCTGGCCGCCCATTGGCGCGAGCTCGGCCTCCGCGTGCTGCTCGGCGCCGCCCTCGTCACGAGCGCGCTGCAGGTCGTCAGCGGGTTCGCCCCCGGTCTGCTGCTGTTCGCCCTCGTCATCCTGCCGATCGCGGCGGGTGCGGTGGTCATCGACACCGCGATGGGCACCCGGGTGCAGCTCGGCAGCGCCGACGACATGCGCGGCCGGGTGCTTGCGGTGCAGAGCAGCGTGTCCGCCGCCGCAGGCGCGCTCGGCGGCCCGCTGGTGGGCTGGCTGTCGGAGACCATGGGCCCCGCGTCGGCGCTCGAGGTGTCCGGGGTCGTCGCGCTGCTGGCCACGGTCGCGGCGACGGCGGTATTCGTCAGGATCCGTGGCGCGCGGCGACCGGCCTGGTCCGGTCCGATCACGCCGCGGAACACCGACGAGCCCGCGCCCGCGCTCACCTGA